Proteins encoded together in one Impatiens glandulifera chromosome 1, dImpGla2.1, whole genome shotgun sequence window:
- the LOC124939446 gene encoding protein goliath-like translates to MKEMKKLELGGIRFFKWNQILCHDLNFIPSILVFHVHSSFGNFDPFHAWEIYIKDAVEFFTDLEFAKECLNLTTKDSGLFNDETITGFIDKVLTSLFACFKFDSNSFPNKGNQVPVIVIELCSSEAEPDNQVLFIDEPFYFAKLVDICSVLIDFLRDNEINSSKENNKENKFGFTHIQPMLKEKVLSDVNYEEDNICSICFEMYKSGDVIVLTPCSHKFHRDCVFKWMIIGDCCPLCRLDCKRKVDF, encoded by the coding sequence atgaaggaGATGAAGAAACTGGAACTGGGAGGGATTCGTTTCTTCAAGTGGAACCAAATACTCTGCCATGATTTAAACTTCATACCGAGCATTCTGGTTTTCCACGTTCATAGCTCCTTCGGAAATTTCGATCCCTTTCATGCTTGGGAAATCTACATCAAAGATGCCGTTGAATTCTTCACGGACTTAGAATTTGCAAAAGAGTGTCTCAATCTCACAACCAAAGATTCTGGCTTGTTCAATGATGAAACCATAACTGGCTTCATAGATAAAGTCTTAACTTCTCTCTTTGCTTGCTTCAAGTTCGACTCAAATTCTTTTCCCAACAAGGGAAACCAAGTTCCTGTTATTGTAATAGAATTGTGTTCGAGCGAGGCAGAACCAGATAATCAAGTTCTTTTTATTGACGAGCCATTTTATTTTGCAAAACTTGTAGATATTTGTTCGGTATTGATTGATTTCTTACGCGATAATGAGATCAATTCGTCAAAAGAGaataataaagagaataaaTTCGGGTTTACTCATATTCAACCAATGTTAAAGGAAAAGGTACTAAGTGATGTTAACTATGAAGAGGATAATATATGTTCAATATGTTTTGAGATGTATAAAAGTGGAGATGTGATTGTTCTTACACCTTGCTCGCACAAATTTCATCGTGATTGTGTTTTCAAGTGGATGATAATAGGGGATTGTTGCCCCTTGTGTAGGTTAGATTGCAAGAGAAAAGTTGATTTTTAG